One Micropterus dolomieu isolate WLL.071019.BEF.003 ecotype Adirondacks linkage group LG23, ASM2129224v1, whole genome shotgun sequence DNA window includes the following coding sequences:
- the pom121 gene encoding nuclear envelope pore membrane protein POM 121 isoform X2 yields MRVLRRRGAAMSPREKRIALLSALCVVSFALYYIPTFLYVTLILAVCCIVSYYHSGEPLPAWLGLNPRAGLSVAAVLRRWLWGWGVTGVSVAARGRTKSSRNKTELREPEGHFKERLAETGIYRRETLSSDSFLFSPRDFLMGSYIGKPESPTADPGRPRAARNPREQLREKLSKPNHAVYTPNRRLSFAGEPLGTVGRFTITPQRHYPLQQPGVSSVGVLPPVKWDGFRKKNVLSPRNSPAVLSPVTVKIARPDHHSTPSLDHLSCAGLPRASADPCSRESVLKVLKESRKREVEDEDRTFATEQKSKRRRNDSGGSAHSAFGPLLPNGTPSQLVPKPGNLKRGMTSMAEESIMKRSRTSSISSASGVHAPRGTPGTRRNPIQSSYSSSVGLSQWKKRSAPSSPLSSPGSSRCQTPEGASKRTREDDGQSPSSASSVRSEQTSSDKAPVTSKLTPVPKVPVTTSTDSPGSGGLRKRKIQLVSSHRDDHISLPPPPELGYTITAKDLDEEKRAGISKIQKVLETPALEPEKPFSSPATTSTQATFSTGSTTTATLSSLLASPLPTVSSSAIPVINLDPSPSSSVSTAPIASNPLLEALKMKISIPGSSTSAANTTTVSATTTPAQPSSLNLKVSTTVDAPKLPPAYPSQFSSAGLEQPSAFTQVLGQVSKASSSTPPVAAANLFGLASQISTPTASSSSNLITATASTPASSSESISNTNPLLASGFKPIFAVTTTSSTTSTPESKPVQNFKPIFGATTASTGFKQPPSLTTTNPASTVSSSTTPSMFGGPISSTTVAPSVFPGMTNATTGTPSTGSITTTQPTAQPAVKSLFGNWSAPSTTSTSSTSVQAPNTGSTFQFGTASTTTAAAPAVASTTSTNSTFAFGATQPDPQAANQKVFSFGQTATSQNTTTASFGGFAMANTASTTAATTTQSTFGFGKSSFQAPAVQSTFGSSAATPKPFTFGNSGVSSTPASNPAPPPFPFGTVAVTTATSFATPAKPAFGATSAGFAFGGTTAPSAAPSAAPSFGASTQTQSSSSATFTFGSAAPQQAPSGPAQPAQSGFNFGASMPCPQFGTPVSNNPAPQMGSFNFGAAATDKPTFGTSTPSFGQSAAAGPLPFGSPGTPVQGFNAVPFGSPTTPSFSIGAGSKPSGARQRLQARRQHNRKK; encoded by the exons ATGAGAGTCCTCCGGCGGCGCGGTGCCGCCATGTCACCTAGAGAGAAACGTATAGCGCTTCTCTCTGCTTTATGCGTAGTTAGTTTTGCTCTTTATTATATTCCTACTTTTCTTTACGTGACTTTAATTCTTGCAGTTTGTTGTATTGTGAGTTACTATCACAGCGGAGAACCGCTTCCCGCCTGGTTAGGCCTGAATCCGCGGGCTGGCCTGAGCGTCGCAGCCGTGCTCCGGCGCTGGTTGTGGGGCTGGGGGGTGACCGGCGTGTCGGTGGCCGCAAGGGGGAGAACGAAGAGTAGCAGAAACAAAACTGAGCTCAGGGAGCCAGAGGGACACTTCAAAGAAAGGCTCGCTGAAACGGGGATATATCGGAGGGAAACACTGTCAAGtgactcttttcttttcagccCTCGGGATTTCCTCATGGGGAGTTACATCGGGAAACCTGAGAGTCCGACCGCTGATCCTGGGAGGCCGAGAGCGGCGAGAAACCCCCGAGAGCAACTGCGGGAAAAGCTGTCCAAACCCAACCATGCAGTTTATACCCCAAACAGGAGGCTGTCATTTGCTGG GGAGCCGCTGGGCACAGTGGGCAGGTTCACCATCACGCCCCAGCGTCACTATCCCCTGCAGCAGCCGGGTGTTTCCTCAGTTGGAGTCCTACCTCCGGTCAAGTGGGATGGCTTCCGGAAGAAAAACGTCCTCAGCCCCCGCAACTCCCCGGCTGTCCTGAGCCCCGTCACTGTGAAGATCGCCAGGCCCGACCACCACAGCACCCCCAG tttggaCCATCTGAGTTGTGCAGGGCTCCCCAGGGCCTCCGCAGACCCCTGCTCCAGAGAAAGTGTCCTCAAGGTGTTGAAGGAAAGCCGCAAGAGAGAAGTGGAGGATGAGGACAGAACCTTCGCAACTGAGCAGAAAAGCAAAAGAAG GCGTAACGACAGCGGAGGAAGTGCACACTCTGCTTTTGGGCCTCTTCTGCCCAATGGAACACCATCACAGCTGGTCCCTAA gCCAGGAAACCTGAAAAGAGGGATGACCTCTATGGCAGAGGAGTCCATCATGAAGAGGTCTCGCACCTCCTCCATCAGCTCGGCCAGTGGAGTCCATGCCCCGAGAGGAACCCCGGGCACGAGGAGAAACCCTATCCAAAGCTCCTACAGCTCTTCAGTAGGCCTCAGCCAG TGGAAGAAACGGTCAGCACCCAGCTCCCCTCTGTCCAGCCCCGGATCATCTCGCTGTCAGACTCCAGAGGGAGCCTCCAAAAGAACCAG AGAGGACGATGGCCAGTCTCCTAGCTCAGCATCCTCAGTGAGGTCAGAACAGACATCCTCCGACAAGGCACCCGTTACAT CCAAACTTACTCCAGTCCCCAAGGTCCCAGTCACTACTTCAACAGACTCTCCTGGTAGTGGTGGGTTAAGAAAACGGAAGATCCAGCTGGTGTCCAGTCACCGGGATGATCACATCTCTCTG CCCCCGCCACCAGAGTTGGGCTACACTATCACTGCGAAAGACCTAGATGAAGAGAAAAGGGCTGGCATCAGCAAGATCCAGAAAGTCCTGGAGACGCCTG CTCTGGAGCCAGAGAAGCCTTTCTCTTCCCCAGCCACCACTTCCACCCAGGCCACCTTCTCTACGGGCTCTACCACCACCGCCACGCTGAGCAGCCTTCTGGCATCTCCTCTGCCCACAGTCTCCAGCTCTGCGATCCCTGTCATCAACCTGGATCCCAGCCCGAGCAGCAGTGTCAGCACAGCACCCATAGCTTCCAACCCACTGCTGGAGGCTCTGAAAATGAAGATCAGCATTCCTGGTAGCTCCACATCTGCTGCCAACACAACTACAG TGTCTGCAACAACTACACCGGCACAACCCAGTAGCTTAAACCTGAAGGTTTCGACTACAGTGGATGCCCCAAAGCTCCCTCCTGCCTACCCATCTCAGTTCTCCTCTGCTGGTTTGGAGCAGCCCTCTGCCTTTACTCAGGTGCTGGGTCAGGTCTCCAAGGCTTCCAGCAGCACTCCACCTGTAGCAGCAGCAAACCTGTTTGGACTAGCAAGCCAGATCAGCACGCCCACTGCCTCTTCATCCTCTAACTTGATCACGGCTACTGCTTCTACCCCAGCCAGCAGCTCAGAGTCCATCAGTAACACCAACCCCTTGCTGGCTTCAGGGTTCAAGCCCATCTTTGCTgtcaccaccacctcctccactACATCAACCCCAGAGAGCAAACCTGTCCAAAATTTCAAGCCCATCTTTGGAGCTACCACTGCAAGCACTGGTTTTAAACAGCCTCCATCCCTCACAACCACCAACCCAGCCTCTACGGTTTCTTCAAGTACTACACCCTCGATGTTCGGTGGACCAATTAGCAGCACCACAGTTGCCCCATCTGTTTTTCCTGGTATGACCAACGCCACCACAGGCACACCCTCCACcggctccatcaccaccacacaGCCTACCGCCCAGCCAGCTGTGAAATCCCTCTTTGGAAACTGGTCAGCACCATCCACAACAAGTACCAGTTCAACTTCAGTGCAGGCCCCTAATACAGGGAGCACATTTCAATTTGGAACTGCTAGCACCACTACTGCAGCTGCTCCTGCTGTTGCCTCCACAACCTCCACCAACAGCACCTTCGCATTTGGTGCAACACAGCCAGATCCCCAAGCAGCCAACCAGAAAGTATTCTCCTTTGGCCAGACAGCAACCAGCCAGAACACAACCACTGCTTCGTTTGGAGGATTTGCCATGGCCAACACAGCCTCCACCACTGCTGCCACCACCACCCAGTCCACTTTCGGCTTTGGAAAGTCGTCATTTCAAGCGCCAGCTGTGCAGTCAACCTTCGGCTCCTCAGCAGCAACGCCAAAACCATTCACCTTTGGAAACAGCGGAGTATCATCTACACCTGCCTCTAACCCCGCCCCACCCCCTTTCCCCTTTGGGACAGTTGCTGTCACCACAGCAACCAGCTTTGCGACTCCAGCTAAACCAGCGTTTGGAGCCACCTCCGCTGGTTTTGCTTTCGGTGGCACCACCGCTCCCTCAGCTGCACCCTCGGCTGCACCCAGCTTTGGTGCATCAACCCAGACTCAGAGCTCCTCCTCAGCCACCTTCACATTTGGCAGTGCTGCTCCTCAGCAGGCTCCTTCTGGCCCTGCTCAACCAGCACAGAGTGGATTTAACTTCGGTGCTAGTATGCCATGCCCCCAGTTTGGAACACCAGTCTCTAATAATCCTGCACCACAGATGGGAAGCTTCAACTTTGGGGCTGCTGCTACTGACAAACCAACTTTTG GGACGTCTACCCCATCCTTCGGCCAGAGTGCTGCTGCAGGTCCACTTCCCTTTGGAAGTCCTGGAACTCCAGTCCAAGGCTTCAATGCTGTTCCTTTTG GGTCTCCAACGACTCCCTCCTTCTCTATCGGAGCTGGATCAAAGCCATCTGGAGCACGTCAGAGGCTGCAGGCGCGGAGGCAACACAACAGAAAGAAGTAA
- the pom121 gene encoding nuclear envelope pore membrane protein POM 121 isoform X1, with protein sequence MRVLRRRGAAMSPREKRIALLSALCVVSFALYYIPTFLYVTLILAVCCIVSYYHSGEPLPAWLGLNPRAGLSVAAVLRRWLWGWGVTGVSVAARGRTKSSRNKTELREPEGHFKERLAETGIYRRETLSSDSFLFSPRDFLMGSYIGKPESPTADPGRPRAARNPREQLREKLSKPNHAVYTPNRRLSFAGEPLGTVGRFTITPQRHYPLQQPGVSSVGVLPPVKWDGFRKKNVLSPRNSPAVLSPVTVKIARPDHHSTPSLDHLSCAGLPRASADPCSRESVLKVLKESRKREVEDEDRTFATEQKSKRRRNDSGGSAHSAFGPLLPNGTPSQLVPKPGNLKRGMTSMAEESIMKRSRTSSISSASGVHAPRGTPGTRRNPIQSSYSSSVGLSQWKKRSAPSSPLSSPGSSRCQTPEGASKRTREDDGQSPSSASSVRSEQTSSDKAPVTYVAAKLTPVPKVPVTTSTDSPGSGGLRKRKIQLVSSHRDDHISLPPPPELGYTITAKDLDEEKRAGISKIQKVLETPALEPEKPFSSPATTSTQATFSTGSTTTATLSSLLASPLPTVSSSAIPVINLDPSPSSSVSTAPIASNPLLEALKMKISIPGSSTSAANTTTVSATTTPAQPSSLNLKVSTTVDAPKLPPAYPSQFSSAGLEQPSAFTQVLGQVSKASSSTPPVAAANLFGLASQISTPTASSSSNLITATASTPASSSESISNTNPLLASGFKPIFAVTTTSSTTSTPESKPVQNFKPIFGATTASTGFKQPPSLTTTNPASTVSSSTTPSMFGGPISSTTVAPSVFPGMTNATTGTPSTGSITTTQPTAQPAVKSLFGNWSAPSTTSTSSTSVQAPNTGSTFQFGTASTTTAAAPAVASTTSTNSTFAFGATQPDPQAANQKVFSFGQTATSQNTTTASFGGFAMANTASTTAATTTQSTFGFGKSSFQAPAVQSTFGSSAATPKPFTFGNSGVSSTPASNPAPPPFPFGTVAVTTATSFATPAKPAFGATSAGFAFGGTTAPSAAPSAAPSFGASTQTQSSSSATFTFGSAAPQQAPSGPAQPAQSGFNFGASMPCPQFGTPVSNNPAPQMGSFNFGAAATDKPTFGTSTPSFGQSAAAGPLPFGSPGTPVQGFNAVPFGSPTTPSFSIGAGSKPSGARQRLQARRQHNRKK encoded by the exons ATGAGAGTCCTCCGGCGGCGCGGTGCCGCCATGTCACCTAGAGAGAAACGTATAGCGCTTCTCTCTGCTTTATGCGTAGTTAGTTTTGCTCTTTATTATATTCCTACTTTTCTTTACGTGACTTTAATTCTTGCAGTTTGTTGTATTGTGAGTTACTATCACAGCGGAGAACCGCTTCCCGCCTGGTTAGGCCTGAATCCGCGGGCTGGCCTGAGCGTCGCAGCCGTGCTCCGGCGCTGGTTGTGGGGCTGGGGGGTGACCGGCGTGTCGGTGGCCGCAAGGGGGAGAACGAAGAGTAGCAGAAACAAAACTGAGCTCAGGGAGCCAGAGGGACACTTCAAAGAAAGGCTCGCTGAAACGGGGATATATCGGAGGGAAACACTGTCAAGtgactcttttcttttcagccCTCGGGATTTCCTCATGGGGAGTTACATCGGGAAACCTGAGAGTCCGACCGCTGATCCTGGGAGGCCGAGAGCGGCGAGAAACCCCCGAGAGCAACTGCGGGAAAAGCTGTCCAAACCCAACCATGCAGTTTATACCCCAAACAGGAGGCTGTCATTTGCTGG GGAGCCGCTGGGCACAGTGGGCAGGTTCACCATCACGCCCCAGCGTCACTATCCCCTGCAGCAGCCGGGTGTTTCCTCAGTTGGAGTCCTACCTCCGGTCAAGTGGGATGGCTTCCGGAAGAAAAACGTCCTCAGCCCCCGCAACTCCCCGGCTGTCCTGAGCCCCGTCACTGTGAAGATCGCCAGGCCCGACCACCACAGCACCCCCAG tttggaCCATCTGAGTTGTGCAGGGCTCCCCAGGGCCTCCGCAGACCCCTGCTCCAGAGAAAGTGTCCTCAAGGTGTTGAAGGAAAGCCGCAAGAGAGAAGTGGAGGATGAGGACAGAACCTTCGCAACTGAGCAGAAAAGCAAAAGAAG GCGTAACGACAGCGGAGGAAGTGCACACTCTGCTTTTGGGCCTCTTCTGCCCAATGGAACACCATCACAGCTGGTCCCTAA gCCAGGAAACCTGAAAAGAGGGATGACCTCTATGGCAGAGGAGTCCATCATGAAGAGGTCTCGCACCTCCTCCATCAGCTCGGCCAGTGGAGTCCATGCCCCGAGAGGAACCCCGGGCACGAGGAGAAACCCTATCCAAAGCTCCTACAGCTCTTCAGTAGGCCTCAGCCAG TGGAAGAAACGGTCAGCACCCAGCTCCCCTCTGTCCAGCCCCGGATCATCTCGCTGTCAGACTCCAGAGGGAGCCTCCAAAAGAACCAG AGAGGACGATGGCCAGTCTCCTAGCTCAGCATCCTCAGTGAGGTCAGAACAGACATCCTCCGACAAGGCACCCGTTACAT ATGTTGCAGCCAAACTTACTCCAGTCCCCAAGGTCCCAGTCACTACTTCAACAGACTCTCCTGGTAGTGGTGGGTTAAGAAAACGGAAGATCCAGCTGGTGTCCAGTCACCGGGATGATCACATCTCTCTG CCCCCGCCACCAGAGTTGGGCTACACTATCACTGCGAAAGACCTAGATGAAGAGAAAAGGGCTGGCATCAGCAAGATCCAGAAAGTCCTGGAGACGCCTG CTCTGGAGCCAGAGAAGCCTTTCTCTTCCCCAGCCACCACTTCCACCCAGGCCACCTTCTCTACGGGCTCTACCACCACCGCCACGCTGAGCAGCCTTCTGGCATCTCCTCTGCCCACAGTCTCCAGCTCTGCGATCCCTGTCATCAACCTGGATCCCAGCCCGAGCAGCAGTGTCAGCACAGCACCCATAGCTTCCAACCCACTGCTGGAGGCTCTGAAAATGAAGATCAGCATTCCTGGTAGCTCCACATCTGCTGCCAACACAACTACAG TGTCTGCAACAACTACACCGGCACAACCCAGTAGCTTAAACCTGAAGGTTTCGACTACAGTGGATGCCCCAAAGCTCCCTCCTGCCTACCCATCTCAGTTCTCCTCTGCTGGTTTGGAGCAGCCCTCTGCCTTTACTCAGGTGCTGGGTCAGGTCTCCAAGGCTTCCAGCAGCACTCCACCTGTAGCAGCAGCAAACCTGTTTGGACTAGCAAGCCAGATCAGCACGCCCACTGCCTCTTCATCCTCTAACTTGATCACGGCTACTGCTTCTACCCCAGCCAGCAGCTCAGAGTCCATCAGTAACACCAACCCCTTGCTGGCTTCAGGGTTCAAGCCCATCTTTGCTgtcaccaccacctcctccactACATCAACCCCAGAGAGCAAACCTGTCCAAAATTTCAAGCCCATCTTTGGAGCTACCACTGCAAGCACTGGTTTTAAACAGCCTCCATCCCTCACAACCACCAACCCAGCCTCTACGGTTTCTTCAAGTACTACACCCTCGATGTTCGGTGGACCAATTAGCAGCACCACAGTTGCCCCATCTGTTTTTCCTGGTATGACCAACGCCACCACAGGCACACCCTCCACcggctccatcaccaccacacaGCCTACCGCCCAGCCAGCTGTGAAATCCCTCTTTGGAAACTGGTCAGCACCATCCACAACAAGTACCAGTTCAACTTCAGTGCAGGCCCCTAATACAGGGAGCACATTTCAATTTGGAACTGCTAGCACCACTACTGCAGCTGCTCCTGCTGTTGCCTCCACAACCTCCACCAACAGCACCTTCGCATTTGGTGCAACACAGCCAGATCCCCAAGCAGCCAACCAGAAAGTATTCTCCTTTGGCCAGACAGCAACCAGCCAGAACACAACCACTGCTTCGTTTGGAGGATTTGCCATGGCCAACACAGCCTCCACCACTGCTGCCACCACCACCCAGTCCACTTTCGGCTTTGGAAAGTCGTCATTTCAAGCGCCAGCTGTGCAGTCAACCTTCGGCTCCTCAGCAGCAACGCCAAAACCATTCACCTTTGGAAACAGCGGAGTATCATCTACACCTGCCTCTAACCCCGCCCCACCCCCTTTCCCCTTTGGGACAGTTGCTGTCACCACAGCAACCAGCTTTGCGACTCCAGCTAAACCAGCGTTTGGAGCCACCTCCGCTGGTTTTGCTTTCGGTGGCACCACCGCTCCCTCAGCTGCACCCTCGGCTGCACCCAGCTTTGGTGCATCAACCCAGACTCAGAGCTCCTCCTCAGCCACCTTCACATTTGGCAGTGCTGCTCCTCAGCAGGCTCCTTCTGGCCCTGCTCAACCAGCACAGAGTGGATTTAACTTCGGTGCTAGTATGCCATGCCCCCAGTTTGGAACACCAGTCTCTAATAATCCTGCACCACAGATGGGAAGCTTCAACTTTGGGGCTGCTGCTACTGACAAACCAACTTTTG GGACGTCTACCCCATCCTTCGGCCAGAGTGCTGCTGCAGGTCCACTTCCCTTTGGAAGTCCTGGAACTCCAGTCCAAGGCTTCAATGCTGTTCCTTTTG GGTCTCCAACGACTCCCTCCTTCTCTATCGGAGCTGGATCAAAGCCATCTGGAGCACGTCAGAGGCTGCAGGCGCGGAGGCAACACAACAGAAAGAAGTAA